DNA from Streptomyces rishiriensis:
CTGCACGGCCCGCCCGGCACCGGCAAGACCTCGGCGCTGCGCACCCTGGCCCGCTCCTGGCGGGACTGGTGCCAGGTGGACTGTGTCCTGGACCCCGAGCGGCTCTTCTCCGACGTCGGCTATCTGATGGACATCGCGATCGGCGAGGAGGACGGCACCGGCAAGGGGCGCTGGCGGCTGCTCCTCCTGGAGGACTGCGACGAACTGATCCGCGGCGAGGCCAAACACACGGCGGGCCAGGCACTGTCCCGGCTGCTGAACCTCACCGACGGCCTCCTCGGCCAGGGCCGCAACGTCCTGGTCGGGGTCACGACCAACGAGGACCTGGAGCGTCTGCATCCCGCCGTCGTCCGCCCCGGCCGCTGTCTGGCGCGTATCGAGGTCGGTCCGCTGACCCGCCGGGAGGCCGTGGACTGGCTCGGTACGGAGGAGGGGGTCGGCCGCGAGGGCTCGACACTGGCAGAGCTGTACGCACTGCGCCGGGGCACCTCCCCGACCTCGCTGCCGGAACCCCGGGGGCGATCGGACGCGGGACTGTACCTCTAGGTGTTCTGATAGAGGTATGACGCTGTACGTCGGCACGTCCGGCTGGCAGTACAAGGACTGGAAGGGCGTCCTGTACCCGGCCGGCGTCCCCGTGCGGCGGTGGCTGGAGGAGTACACCGGGCACTTCGCCACCGTCGAGATCAACAACGCCTTCTACCGGCTGCCGTCGCGCGAGACCTTCGCCTCCTGGGCCGAGCGCGTCCCGCCGGACTTCGTGGTCGCGGTGAAGGCCAGCCGCTATCTGACCCACATCAAGCGGCTGAAGGACCCCGAGGAGCCGGTCCATCGCCTGATGACCCACGCGGCCGGTCTCGGCGACCGCCTCGGCCCGGTGCTGCTCCAGCTGCCGCCGACCCTGCGGGCCGACGCCGGGCTCCTGGACGCCTGTCTGTCCTGCTTCCCGTCGGGCACGCGCGTGGCGGTCGAACCGCGGCACGAGTCGTGGTGGACGCCCGATGTGCGGGAGGTCCTGCGGGCCCGGGGCGCGGCGCTGTGCTGGGCGGACGTCCTCTCCCGCCCGGTCACCCCGCTGTGGCGCACCGCGGACTGGGGGTACGTCCGCTTCCACCAGGGCCGTGCCCAGCCCTGGCCGCATTACGGCCGCCGGGCCCTGGAGACCTGGCTGGACCGCATCGCGACGACCTGGGCGGCCGGGGACGGGAACGACGTCTACGCCTACTTCAACAACGACCCCGGCGGCGCGGCGGTGGAGAACGCGGCGCTGTTCGGGCGGACGGCACAGCGGGCGGGGCTGAGCGTCACCCGTACACCGGGCGCGCTCACCGCACACCGCTGATCGGCGCTGCCTGTGATCCGCTCGCCCCTGTCCATCCCGCGCCGCACCCGCTCGTCAGCGTTCGTAGGCCGCGCGCAGGGCGTCCCGTACGGCGGCCGACGCCTGCTCCTCGCTGAGTCCCAGCCGCAGCACCCGCTCGGCGTAGGCCTGTGCGGCACCGGCCGCCTCCCGCTCCGCCGCCGGTCCGGCCGCCGCGACGAACGTGCCGTTGCGCCCCCGGGTCTCGATCACCCCGTCCCCCTCCAGCGCCCGGTACGCCTTGGCGACGGTGTTCGCGGCGAGGCCGAGCGACTCGGCCAGCCCCCGCACCGTCGGCAGCCGGTAACCGACCGGCAGCGCTCCCGAGCGCGCCTGCTCGGCGATCTGCGCCCGCACCTGCTCGTAGGGCGCGGCGCTCTCATCGATGTGGATCTTCAAGGTCACGGGCCGATTGTCCCGCACCCGCCGGGGACGGGAGAGCGGGGCGGAGCCGAAAAGGGGAGGCAGCCGGGCGCCGCGCGGCCGTAGCGTGCGCTCACATGACCGTCATCGTGCGCGACCTGCGCCCCGGGACGCCCGCCGACATCGAGGGCTTCATCCGGGTCCGGCACCGCGCCCTGCCCTATGTGCGCTTCAGCCCGGCCTCCGTGCTGCACGGCCTCTCGCTGTCCCGCCCCGACGCCCACGCCCGCAAACTGGTCGCCGTGGAGGACGGCGAGATCATCGGCACGGCCCAGGTGGGTCTCGCCCGGGACAGCCCGGAGCCCGGCCAGGGGTCCCTCAACGTGTACGTGGACCCGGCCCGCAGCGGGCGCGGCGCGGGCACCCTGCTGGTCCGCACCGCCGAGGAGCATCTGGCCGCCCACGGGGCGGTGAAGCTGTACGCCTGGGTCCTGGACGAGCCGGCCCATCGCGCCTTCGCCGAACGGCACGGCTACCGGTCGAGCCGCTCCGCGCACTTCCTCCGGCTGGACCTGGCCCACGCCTCGCTGCCGCCTCTCCAGGACCCGCCGCCCGGCGTCGAGCTGCGCACGGCCGCCGCCTTCGCCGACGACCCGCGTCCGCTGTTCGCCCTGGACGCGGAGGCGGGGTCGGACGAACCCGGCGACATCGCCGCCGAGTTCACGGACTACGCGGCCTGGGTCGACGAGTACTGGGAGCATCCCCATCTCGACCGGGAGCTGACCTCGGTCGCGGTGGCCGACGGCCGCCCCGTCGCCTTCAGCGTGGCCCACACCCACGACGGCCTCTACACCACGGGCATGACCGGCACCGCCCGCGACCACCGAGGCCGGGGCCTGGCGAAGCTCGTCAAGAACGACTCTCTGCACCGGGCCCGCGGCGCGGGGTACACGGAGGCGTACACGGGCAACGACGCGGACAACGGGCCGATGCTCGCGATCAACGAGTGGTTCGGGTACGAGATCTGCGCGACGGAGGTGCGGCATGTCCGTGAAACCGGCTGAGCCGGTGCGCCCGGTGGACGTCGTCCTCGTCAAGGGCGGCCGGACGAAGATCCGTTACACGGCCGGGCTGCTGGCCGACGACGGCACCCGGATCACCGTGCGCGCCCCCTGGGCCGGTGACGCCGTACGCGACTTCGGCTTCGTCCGCTTCGAGGCGGGTGACGTCTTCACCGAGTACTACTGGCGGGACCGCTGGTACGCGGTGAAGGAGGTCCGCGACGCGACGGGCGCCCTGAAGGGCTGGTACTGCGACATCACCCGCCCGGCCACCTTGTCGGGCGGCGAACTGGTCGTCGAGGACCTCGACCTGGACCTGTGGCGCTCCGCCGACGGGACGGACGTACGCCGGCTGGACGAGGACGAGTTCGAGGAGAGCGGGCTGGCGGAGCGGGACCCGGCGGCCGCGGCCGCCGCGGTGACCGCCCTCGACGAGCTGGAGGCGCTCGCCACCGCCGAGGGCGGCCTGGAGTCGCTGCTGGAGTGAGGGGGCGCGCGGCGCGCGCGGCCGGGTGGCCGGCGGACACCGGACGTACCCCGCGCGAGCCGACGGCCCGCCGCCTCACACCGTCGCCACCACCGCGTACCGCTCGTCCGCCACGGCCCCGCCCCACAGCTGCGCGTCCTCCGACAGCCGCTCGACGCGCGTGTCGTCGGTCAGCGGGGCCGGCAGAGCGGTGAGCCGGTCCGCCGGTATGCCGACCGGGGCGACACTCCCCCACACGCCCTCGACCAGCACGAGCCGCCCACCGGGCCGCACCAGGCCACGCCAGTGCCGCAGGGCCCGGGCCGGGTCGGGCAGGGTCCACAGCACATGCCGTACGAGCAGGGTGTCGAAGCGCTGCTCACCGACCGGCGGCGCCCCCGGGTCACCGAGGAGGGACACCGCGTCACGCCCGGCGAGCTCGGCGCGGGCCAGGTCGATCATGGCCGGGGACAGGTCGACGCCCGTCACCCGGTGTCCCTGCTCGGCCGCGAGGAGCGACAGGCTCCCGGTGCCGCAGCCCAGGTCGAGGAGGTCACAGCCGCGCTCGGGCAGCCAGTCGCACAGCCGCCGGGCCCAGGCGGCGCGCACCTGGGGTTCGCGCAGACCGTGGTCCGGCTCCTCGTCGAAGGCGGTCGCCGCCGCGTCCCAGTCGACACCCGGCGCGATCGCTTCGTCACTGTTTTCCCTCATGTGCCCAAGAGTGACACCCACCACTGACCATCGAATCGTGACAGCCGCCACTGACAGAAGGGGGGCCGATGAGGAAGTCTCCCCGAAAGGGTCTACCTCCGTGCGAACGCGGAACCCGGTAGCTCCTGAAGGAGGCAGCCATGCGCCGTACGACCGTGCAGAAGCCCCTGAAGAAGACGGACTCCCGCCGGATCCGCGACGAGGTGGACGAACGGCCCGCCGGTCGACCCGAGGTGCGCAAGGACATCGCACGCACCTGGTGGCCGGACGGCTGAGCAGCGCCGCTCTCGGCACAGCCGCTTTCAGTCGAGCCGCTTGCGGTAGTGGACGCGGTCGTACGGCCCGTCCACCCGCCGCTCCACGACCACGTAACCGTACTTCGGGTAGATCTTCTGGTTCTCCCACATCATCGCGTTGGTGTAGAGCCTGACCTCGGGCAGGCCCAGCGCCCGCGCGTGCGCGTCCACGAAGTGCAGCAGCCGCCGCCCGACGCCCTTGCCGCGGGCGTCGGGACGGACGGCGAGGCTGTCGAGGAACAGGTGGTCGGTGAACGCCTCGACCACCACCAGGCCGGCCACCCCGCCGCCCCCGGGCGGCTCGTCGGTCACGAACACCTTCCCCGCGGCCACATCGGCCGCGTGGTCCGCCGCCATGGGCTGCGGCGCCTGACCGATGCGCTCGATGTACGGCGTGTACGCCGCGTCCGTCACTGCCTTCACGGCCGGTACGTCGGCCGCCGTGGCAGGCCGGATCCCCTGGTTCGTCATGCCCTGAACGCTACCTACCTGATCCCCGTCTCAGCGCTTCCTTAAGGCGACCCTAAAGATCGCCGCGGACCGCCCCGAGCGGGCGATTTCGCGGTTTCTTGGTTCCGGCGCACATCAGGCCACCACCTGTTCCGGTTCCGAGGAGTCCCCCCATGCCCGCACGCCGCAAGGCTGCCGCCGTCGCCGCCGTCGCCTCCGTCGGGCTGATCCCGGCGGCCCTGACCCTGCTGTCCGCCGCGCCCGCGGCGGCGCACGGGTCGATGGGCGATCCGGTCAGCCGGGTCGCCCAGTGCTACGCGGAAGGTCCGGAGAGCCCGGAGTCGGCCGCGTGCGGGGCCGCGGTCGCGGCGGGCGGGACGCAGGCGCTGTACGACTGGAACGGCATCCGCATCGGCGACGCGAACGGCCGCCACCAGGAGCTGATCCCGGACGGCAGGCTGTGCAGCGCGAACAATGAGGAGTTCAGGGGCCTGGACCTGGCCCGCACCGACTGGCCGGCGACGAGCGTCGGCAGCGGCTCGTACACCTTCAAGTACCGCGTGACCGCCCCGCACAAGGGCACCTTCAAGGTCTATCTCACCCAGGCCGGTTACGACCCCGCCGAGCCGCTGGCCTGGTCCGACCTCGATCTGGAACACCCGGTGGCGACGGCCACCGACCCGGTCGCGTCGGGCGGCTTCTACACCTTCTCCGGGACCCTGCCCGAGCGTTCCGGCAAGCAGCTGCTGTACGCGGTCTGGCAGCGCTCGGACAGCCCGGAGGCGTTCTACTCCTGCTCGGACGTCACCTTCCCGGGCACCGGCGCGGGCACCGGCACGGAAGCGGGGACAGGGACCGGTACCGGTACCGCGCCGTCCGCCTCCGCACCCTCCGAGGAGCAGATCGAGGACGGTGCCGACAAGTCGACGATCGAGCACCACGGTCACGGAGACGACGACGCCGCCACGACGACGGACCCGACGACCGGTGCGACGGCCGGGCCGTCCGCCGCGGCCGGTTCGCCCGTCACGGCGAACGAGCCGAGGGCGGCCGGTGCCGGATCGGGTCCGGGCAGGAGCCTCGCCGAGACCGGCGGAGACGGCGGCGCCCCGTATCTCGCGGTGGGTGGCGCGGCCGTCCTGGCGCTGGGCGCGGCGCTGCTGTTCGGGTCGGTGCGCAGGCGGGCGATGAGCGGCGGACGGCACGGCCGCTGAGCCGCCGTCCCCCTCGGGACCCTTCGGAACTCCGGGGCCTGACCGGCGGCTCAGGTCGGACAGGCCCCGGCGGAACCCCTGCGCGTCAGCTCGTCAGCTCGTCAGCTGAAGACGGACGCGCAGGTGGTGGCGGTGGCGCGGGCCGGGTCGAGCGCGTTGGCCACCTCGTGGAAGGCGATCCGGTCGAGCAGACCGATCGCCACGTGCTCGGAGAGGTCCACCGGACACAGGTCCTGGAGCAGGACGTTGTGCACGTCGGATCCGCTGAGGTACTGGGTGCGCCACGGCGTGACCACTTCGTCGAACTGGGTGGCGATGACCGTGTAGCGGACGCCGGCGACGGTGTCGCCCCCCGCGTTGAGCTTGGTGAGGAAGGCCGATCCGGCGACCTGGTCGGCGAGACCGGGGGTGGCGGCCGAGAGCAGGTCCTCGGCGCCGGGGAAGTAGGGCAGCAGGTTGGCGAGTCCGCCCAGCGTGGTGCCGTGGTTGTCGGGGGCGATGCCGACGAGTGCGTTGACCTTGGCGGCGCCGCCGAGGAACTTCAGGTAGTAGCGCGGCATCATGCCGCCCTGCGAGTGGCCGACGAGGTCGGCCTCGGCGGCGCCGGTCGCGGCGAGCACCTTGTCGACGAAGGTGGACAGCTGCGCCGCCGACTTGTCGATGGGCCCGAGGCCGTTGAAGAGCGGGACGCCCGGCAGTTGGCCGTAGTCGACGGAGAAGACGCAGTATCCGCGGACCGTGAGATAGGGGGCGAGGGCCAGCCAGTTGTCGATCGAGTTGCCGAAGGTGCCGTGCACGAGGACGACGGGGCGTGGGTGGGCGGCTGAGGGCTTGCAGCGGTAGTCGTTCCAGCCGCTCGACGAGGCCGTGGCGGTGGAGTCTGCGTGTGCCGCGGCGGCGGGGACGGTGACGGCCGCGGCGGCCAGCAGCAGGGCGGCGAGTGGTCTGAGCGCGCGTTTCCAGGGCAGCATCGGGTGATCTCCTTGCGGCTCAAGGGAGGTGCGATGGCCTTACGCCCTGTGACCCGGATCACGAGGATGCTGTTCACTCGTCAAGTTACGGGCGAGTAGCTGAGCTGTGAAGTTACGCGTCGGTAAAAAACTTCCGGCGATAGCCACGCTCGACCGGGATCACTGATACGCCGTCACCAAGTGGGACGGATGGGTCCATCGGGGGCGATGCGCGACAATCGGTCGCACAGAACGCGCACTTCGCCCTCGCCGAGCACGGCGACCCACGCCCGCACCGCCTCGGCGGCCGCTTCCTCCGCCGCCCTGGTGCACTCCCAGCCGCGCTCGGTGAGCACGACCAGCCGCGCCCGCGCGTCCTCGGGGTGCGGCCGGCGCTCGACGTACCCCTTCCGCACGAGTTCCTCGACGAGCTGACTCGCCGCCTGCTTGGTGACTCCCAGGTGGGCGCCCAGTTCGGTGACCGTGGCGCCGTCCGGGGCGAGCCGGGTGAAGGCGAAGCCGTAGGCGG
Protein-coding regions in this window:
- a CDS encoding DUF5925 domain-containing protein; amino-acid sequence: MSVPPHDALPIRLNVDDSDSPSDVVDALFLGRFATGEQPYSHAVNIERVRSGATLLPPHARVLRVARDEDRSATLAEGDGWTLLVSRWNRGADVTVTATTAELAAQVLDQATDGAADEPEPQPENVTMGFWYVSPRRGPHRTTRQISAGTWDEVRANYTTPVAEAMDQVMGTTPQDIAGRLLLLHGPPGTGKTSALRTLARSWRDWCQVDCVLDPERLFSDVGYLMDIAIGEEDGTGKGRWRLLLLEDCDELIRGEAKHTAGQALSRLLNLTDGLLGQGRNVLVGVTTNEDLERLHPAVVRPGRCLARIEVGPLTRREAVDWLGTEEGVGREGSTLAELYALRRGTSPTSLPEPRGRSDAGLYL
- a CDS encoding DUF72 domain-containing protein, producing MTLYVGTSGWQYKDWKGVLYPAGVPVRRWLEEYTGHFATVEINNAFYRLPSRETFASWAERVPPDFVVAVKASRYLTHIKRLKDPEEPVHRLMTHAAGLGDRLGPVLLQLPPTLRADAGLLDACLSCFPSGTRVAVEPRHESWWTPDVREVLRARGAALCWADVLSRPVTPLWRTADWGYVRFHQGRAQPWPHYGRRALETWLDRIATTWAAGDGNDVYAYFNNDPGGAAVENAALFGRTAQRAGLSVTRTPGALTAHR
- a CDS encoding GntR family transcriptional regulator, with the translated sequence MTLKIHIDESAAPYEQVRAQIAEQARSGALPVGYRLPTVRGLAESLGLAANTVAKAYRALEGDGVIETRGRNGTFVAAAGPAAEREAAGAAQAYAERVLRLGLSEEQASAAVRDALRAAYER
- a CDS encoding GNAT family N-acetyltransferase; this encodes MTVIVRDLRPGTPADIEGFIRVRHRALPYVRFSPASVLHGLSLSRPDAHARKLVAVEDGEIIGTAQVGLARDSPEPGQGSLNVYVDPARSGRGAGTLLVRTAEEHLAAHGAVKLYAWVLDEPAHRAFAERHGYRSSRSAHFLRLDLAHASLPPLQDPPPGVELRTAAAFADDPRPLFALDAEAGSDEPGDIAAEFTDYAAWVDEYWEHPHLDRELTSVAVADGRPVAFSVAHTHDGLYTTGMTGTARDHRGRGLAKLVKNDSLHRARGAGYTEAYTGNDADNGPMLAINEWFGYEICATEVRHVRETG
- a CDS encoding DUF402 domain-containing protein, whose translation is MSVKPAEPVRPVDVVLVKGGRTKIRYTAGLLADDGTRITVRAPWAGDAVRDFGFVRFEAGDVFTEYYWRDRWYAVKEVRDATGALKGWYCDITRPATLSGGELVVEDLDLDLWRSADGTDVRRLDEDEFEESGLAERDPAAAAAAVTALDELEALATAEGGLESLLE
- a CDS encoding class I SAM-dependent methyltransferase, with the protein product MRENSDEAIAPGVDWDAAATAFDEEPDHGLREPQVRAAWARRLCDWLPERGCDLLDLGCGTGSLSLLAAEQGHRVTGVDLSPAMIDLARAELAGRDAVSLLGDPGAPPVGEQRFDTLLVRHVLWTLPDPARALRHWRGLVRPGGRLVLVEGVWGSVAPVGIPADRLTALPAPLTDDTRVERLSEDAQLWGGAVADERYAVVATV
- a CDS encoding GNAT family N-acetyltransferase, which produces MTNQGIRPATAADVPAVKAVTDAAYTPYIERIGQAPQPMAADHAADVAAGKVFVTDEPPGGGGVAGLVVVEAFTDHLFLDSLAVRPDARGKGVGRRLLHFVDAHARALGLPEVRLYTNAMMWENQKIYPKYGYVVVERRVDGPYDRVHYRKRLD
- a CDS encoding lytic polysaccharide monooxygenase auxiliary activity family 9 protein, which translates into the protein MPARRKAAAVAAVASVGLIPAALTLLSAAPAAAHGSMGDPVSRVAQCYAEGPESPESAACGAAVAAGGTQALYDWNGIRIGDANGRHQELIPDGRLCSANNEEFRGLDLARTDWPATSVGSGSYTFKYRVTAPHKGTFKVYLTQAGYDPAEPLAWSDLDLEHPVATATDPVASGGFYTFSGTLPERSGKQLLYAVWQRSDSPEAFYSCSDVTFPGTGAGTGTEAGTGTGTGTAPSASAPSEEQIEDGADKSTIEHHGHGDDDAATTTDPTTGATAGPSAAAGSPVTANEPRAAGAGSGPGRSLAETGGDGGAPYLAVGGAAVLALGAALLFGSVRRRAMSGGRHGR
- a CDS encoding lipase family alpha/beta hydrolase, whose amino-acid sequence is MLPWKRALRPLAALLLAAAAVTVPAAAAHADSTATASSSGWNDYRCKPSAAHPRPVVLVHGTFGNSIDNWLALAPYLTVRGYCVFSVDYGQLPGVPLFNGLGPIDKSAAQLSTFVDKVLAATGAAEADLVGHSQGGMMPRYYLKFLGGAAKVNALVGIAPDNHGTTLGGLANLLPYFPGAEDLLSAATPGLADQVAGSAFLTKLNAGGDTVAGVRYTVIATQFDEVVTPWRTQYLSGSDVHNVLLQDLCPVDLSEHVAIGLLDRIAFHEVANALDPARATATTCASVFS
- a CDS encoding MarR family winged helix-turn-helix transcriptional regulator, giving the protein MHNSEALALSAALLAAAGELTRRINDGVVARGFEARPAYGFAFTRLAPDGATVTELGAHLGVTKQAASQLVEELVRKGYVERRPHPEDARARLVVLTERGWECTRAAEEAAAEAVRAWVAVLGEGEVRVLCDRLSRIAPDGPIRPTW